A part of Bacillus thuringiensis genomic DNA contains:
- a CDS encoding response regulator transcription factor, which translates to MVKIMIVEDDMKIAELLSTHVAKYGYEGIIVTDFQNVLDIFLDEQPELVLLDINLPSFDGYYWCRQIRGVSTCPILFISAREGTMDQVMALENGGDDFISKPFHYEVVMAKIRSHLRRAYGDYAPKVEERMVEQQGLCLYPERLVLKLKNQEIDITRNEAILLEMLMKNYPRVVSREVLLNKLWDSESYVDDNTLSVNTTRVRKKLKTLQIEDAIETIRSVGYRLHITWDTGMEK; encoded by the coding sequence ATGGTTAAAATTATGATTGTAGAAGATGATATGAAAATTGCAGAACTATTATCAACACATGTTGCGAAATACGGTTATGAAGGAATTATTGTAACGGATTTTCAAAATGTTCTAGACATTTTTTTAGACGAACAGCCAGAGTTAGTTTTATTAGATATTAATTTACCGAGTTTTGATGGGTACTATTGGTGTCGTCAAATTCGCGGAGTTTCTACATGTCCGATATTATTTATATCGGCTCGTGAAGGCACAATGGATCAAGTTATGGCGCTAGAAAACGGCGGCGATGATTTTATTTCAAAGCCCTTCCATTACGAGGTTGTAATGGCTAAAATTCGTAGTCATTTAAGACGTGCTTACGGAGATTATGCACCGAAAGTAGAAGAACGGATGGTTGAGCAACAAGGTCTTTGTTTATATCCGGAAAGGCTTGTGTTGAAGCTTAAGAATCAAGAGATTGATATAACGAGAAATGAAGCTATTTTATTAGAAATGTTAATGAAAAATTATCCACGTGTTGTGAGTAGAGAAGTGTTATTAAATAAATTATGGGATAGTGAATCTTATGTTGATGATAATACTTTAAGTGTAAATACAACTCGTGTGCGTAAAAAGTTAAAAACGTTACAGATAGAAGATGCAATTGAAACGATTCGTAGTGTCGGTTATAGACTACATATTACTTGGGATACTGGTATGGAGAAATGA
- a CDS encoding sensor histidine kinase, which produces MIRLFIRDHIPLICFTAIQLLAIFLVYWFDGHNHISTALYAMFLGAFFMVSYLVFRYFTHRTFYERLANPLHSLDDSVQKSDFAVVSTALQDLLEVQYRHYQNQLQIQERKNNDHLTFMNQWIHQMKTPLSVIELITQDEVDPRFESINEETDRLKKGLEMALYVARLEAFTQDFYVERVQLHKIVNDSVHEHKRFFIRNFVYPQLEIDKGITVESDAKWLQFLIGQILSNAIKYSSGSREKIKVQACKEGNNVILEIADNGVGIPKQDLPRVFKPFFTGENGRDFKESTGMGLYLVYEITKQLGHSVEIHSEVGKGTVVRIEFLNV; this is translated from the coding sequence ATGATAAGATTGTTTATTCGTGATCATATACCACTTATTTGTTTTACAGCAATCCAACTACTAGCCATATTTCTTGTATATTGGTTTGATGGACATAATCATATTTCAACAGCATTATATGCAATGTTTTTAGGTGCCTTTTTTATGGTAAGTTATTTAGTATTTCGTTACTTCACACATCGCACTTTCTATGAAAGGTTAGCAAATCCGTTGCACTCTTTGGATGATTCTGTTCAAAAATCAGATTTTGCAGTTGTATCTACTGCGCTTCAAGACTTGCTTGAGGTACAATATCGCCATTATCAAAATCAGCTCCAAATACAAGAGAGAAAAAATAATGATCATTTAACTTTTATGAATCAATGGATACATCAAATGAAAACACCTTTATCTGTAATAGAATTAATTACACAGGATGAAGTCGATCCTCGTTTTGAAAGTATAAATGAGGAAACAGATAGGCTGAAAAAGGGGTTAGAGATGGCTCTGTATGTCGCGCGTTTAGAAGCATTTACACAAGATTTTTATGTGGAAAGAGTACAACTGCATAAAATAGTAAATGATTCCGTGCATGAACATAAACGCTTCTTTATCCGGAATTTTGTATATCCACAGCTTGAAATTGATAAAGGTATTACTGTAGAAAGTGATGCGAAATGGTTACAATTTTTAATTGGACAAATACTATCGAATGCAATTAAATATTCATCAGGTAGTAGAGAAAAGATTAAAGTGCAAGCTTGTAAGGAAGGTAATAACGTTATACTTGAAATCGCCGATAATGGCGTAGGGATACCGAAGCAAGATTTACCAAGAGTGTTTAAACCTTTCTTCACAGGAGAAAATGGTAGAGATTTTAAAGAATCAACTGGTATGGGGCTCTATCTTGTATATGAAATTACGAAACAATTAGGTCACAGTGTAGAGATTCATTCAGAAGTTGGTAAAGGTACCGTTGTACGAATTGAATTTTTAAATGTGTAA